In Capsicum annuum cultivar UCD-10X-F1 chromosome 11, UCD10Xv1.1, whole genome shotgun sequence, one genomic interval encodes:
- the LOC107848154 gene encoding uncharacterized protein LOC107848154, which translates to MGSLATNNSWKFTTIATACRKFGDLNCSARSVPPILCYGFKANVRAFASQKPVKKSRKKGKTERTDAAIPDKYLLSDDVNPNFFEDSKNKSPLDNSKAETALRMIPSRGSVLQACVITSGLIGLVGVVIREVSHVASAGGLPIADCSVEIPLSFQMWHLELITGLVILVSSCRYLLLKIWPDFAESSEAANSQVLSSLEPLDYIVVSLLPGISEELLFRGALLPLFGINWQSVVAAASIFGILHLGSGRKYSFAVWATFVGIAYGYATILSSTVVVPMAAHALNNLLGGIIWCYTSNSSK; encoded by the exons ATGGGTTCACTTGCTACAAACAACAGTTGGAAGTTCACTACTATTGCCACTGCCT GTAGGAAGTTTGGTGATCTCAACTGTTCAGCAAGGTCTGTGCCCCCTATATTGTGCTAT GGTTTCAAAGCCAATGTAAGGGCATTTGCAAGTCAGAAGCCggttaagaaatcaagaaaaaaagggaaaacagaGAGAACGGATGCTGCAATACCCGATAAGTATCTCTTAAGTGATGATGTTAATCCAAATTTTTTTGAAGATAGCAAGAATAAATCCCCTCTTGACAATTCCAAGGCTGAGACTGCTTTGCGAATGATCCCATCTAGAGGTTCTGTGCTGCAGGCATGCGTAATCACCTCTGGTTTAATAGGTCTTGTAGGTGTTGTAATTAGAGAG GTTTCTCATGTTGCATCAGCAGGAGGATTGCCAATTGCTGACTGTTCTGTTGAAATACCAT TGAGTTTCCAGATGTGGCATCTTGAGTTGATTACTGGATTGGTCATACTGGTATCCTCTTGTCGGTACTTATTGCTGAAGATATGGCCAGATTTTGCCGAGTCTAGTGAAGCAGCAAATAGCCAG GTCTTGAGTTCACTTGAACCTTTGGATTACATAGTGGTATCACTTCTTCCAGGCATTAGTGAG GAGCTTCTTTTCCGTGGTGCACTGCTACCACTTTTTGGCATCAATTGGCAGAGTGTCGTGGCAGCTGCTTCCATATTTGGGATATTACACTTGGGAAGTGGTCGGAAATACTCCTTTGCTGTCTG GGCCACATTTGTTGGAATTGCGTACGGCTATGCTACAATTTTATCATCGACTGTTGTTGTGCCAATGGCTGCCCATGCTCTAAATAATCTACTAGGAGGCATCATATGGTGCTACACATCAAATTCGTCAAAATAG